GTGGCCGCTCTGCAGGTCGATCCCGGCGCCCGCGGCGCGCTGATCCGGCTGGCGTTGACCGAGGCCGTCATCTTCGGGGTCACCTTCGGCGTCGCCGTCGGTCTGGGACGCACCCCGCCGCCTCCGCCGCCGATCTTGAACCCGTCGGTGCCGGAGGTGCTGATCGGCTACGACTTCGCCGGCCCGCCCACGGTGGCCCGCATCCTGTTCGACTGGCGTTTCGACCTGGTGTTCGGCACGATCGCGATCGTCATCGCCGCGGTGTACTTGGCCGCGGTGTGGCGGTTGCGTCGCCGCGGCGACAGCTGGCCGCCCGGCCGCACCACCGCCTGGCTGCTCGGCTGTTTCGTCCTGCTGTTCGCGACGTCGTCGGGGCTGGGCCGGTACATGCCGGCGATGTTCAGCGCACACATGGCCGCGCACATGCTGCTGTCGATGCTGATCCCGATCCTGCTGGTGCTCGGCGCGCCGACCACCCTGGCGTTGCGGGCGCTGCCGACCGCCGGCCGCGGCCAACCGCCGGGACCACGCGAATGGCTGCTGGCCGGCCTGCACAGCAAGGTGTCGATCTTTTTCACCAATCCGATCGTCGCCGCGATCGTCTTCGTCGTCGGCTTCTACGGGTTGTATTTCGGCAGCATCTTCGATGCGGTGGTGTCCAACCACGCCGGCCACGTCGCGATGAACGTGCACTTCCTGCTCAGCGGCTACCTGTTCTACTGGGTGGTGATCGGCGTGGACCCCACGCCGCGGCCGGTGTCACATCTGACCAAACTGGTCGTGGTGTTCGCCTCGCTGCCGATGCACGCCTTCTTCGGGGTGTTGTTGATGGGCCGCCACACCGTCATCGGGGAGACGTTCTACGCGGCGCTGGGCCTGCCCTGGCACACCGATTTGATCGGCGATCAGAAACTGGGTGGCGGGATGGCGTGGGCGGCCGGTGAGCTGCCGCTGGTGATCGTGATGATCGCGCTGCTGGTGCAGTGGCATCGCAGCGACGACCGCGCCGCCAAACGGATGGACCGCGCCGCCGACCGCGACGACGACGCCGAACTGACCGCCTACAACGCGATGCTCGCCGAGTTGGCCCGCCGCGACGGCGGCGGCTGAGCATCGGGGCGCCGCGTCGTCCCCAGTGACCGGTTTGTCCCCAACAGCCGGCGCTCGGCCGGGCCGGTGACGGTGCGGTGTCGGTCTCGCAGCGCTCAATGGGGGGCACACACCCGCATCGAGTCAGGGAGACACCCACATGTTCGAAACCCCGTTGACCGTGGTCGGCACCATCGTCGCCGACCTGCGCCGACGCCACGTCGGCGAGCAGGAGGTCATCAGCTTCCGGCTGGCCAGCAATTCGCGCCGGCGCACCCCGGCCGGCGAGTGGGAGCCGGGCAATTCGCTGTTTCTCACCGTCAACTGCTGGGGCCGGCTGGTCACCGGGGTGGGGGCGACACTGGGCCGCGGTGCCCCGGTGATCGCCGTCGGTCACGTCTACACCAGCGAATACGACGACAAGGAGGGAGTGCGCCGCTCCTCGCTGGAGATGCGGGCCACCGCCGTGGGCCTCGACCTGTCCCGGGTGATCGCCCGGATCGAGAAACCCGGCTACACCGGCATCGCCGCCCCGCCCACCGAACCGGCGCCGACCAGCAGCGACGGCGCCCAGACCGGTGCCCAGACCGGTGCCGAGGGCGACGGGATGGCGCTGAGCGCGTAGCGTCGGCGGTGCGCCATCTCGACGCGCTCCCGGAGCGCGGCAGGCAGACCCACCTAGGATGGTGCGCGAGTAACCCACCCCGTACGACCAGGAGGCATCACCGCGGCATGGCCGAATACATCTACACGATGAAGAAGGTCCGCAAGGCCCATGGCGACAAAGTCATCCTCGACGACGTCACCCTGAGCTTTCTGCCCGGCGCGAAGATCGGTGTGGTCGGTCCCAACGGGGCGGGAAAATCCAGCGTGCTGCGCATCATGGCCGGCTTGGACACCCCCAACAACGGCGAGGCGTTTCTGGCCAACGACGCCACCGTCGGCATCCTGTTGCAGGAGCCGCCGCTGAACGAGGACAAGACCGTCCGCGGCAACGTCGAGGAGGGCCTCGGCGAGATCAAGGTCAAGCTCGACCGGTTCAACGAGGTCGCCGAACTGATGGCCACCGACTACACCGACGAGTTGATGGAGGAGATGGGCCGGCTGCAAGAGGAGCTCGACCACGCCAATGCGTGGGACATCGACTCCCAACTCGAGCAGGCGATGGACGCCTTGCGCTGCCCCCCGCCCGAGGAGCCGGTGACGACCCTGTCCGGCGGGGAGCGCCGCCGGGTGGCGCTGTGCAAGCTGTTGCTGTCCAAACCGGATCTGCTGCTGCTCGACGAGCCCACCAACCACCTCGACGCGGAGAGCGTGCAGTGGCTCGAGCAGCATCTGGCCGCCTACGAGGGCGCGATCCTGGCGGTCACCCACGACCGGTACTTCCTGGACAACGTCGCCGAGTGGATCCTCGAACTGGACCGCGGCCGCGCCTTCCCCTACGAGGGCAACTACTCCACGTACCTGGAGAAGAAGGCCGAACGCCTCGCCGTGCAGGGCCGCAAGGACGCCAAGCTGCACAAGCGCCTCCAAGACGAACTCGCCTGGGTGCGCTCGGGCGCCAAGGCGCGGCAGGCCAAGAACAAGGCCCGGCTGCAGCGCTACGAGGAGATGGCCGCCGAGGCCGAGAAGACCCGCAAGCTGGACTTCGAGGAGATCCAGATCCCGGTCGGCCCGCGGCTGGGCAACGTCGTGGTCGAAGTCGAACACCTCGACAAGGGCTACGAGGGACGCACCCTGATCAAAGACCTGTCGTTCACGCTGCCGCGCAACGGCATCGTCGGGGTGATCGGCCCCAACGGGGTCGGCAAGACCACGCTGTTCAAAACGATCGTCGGACTCGAAGAACCCGACAGCGGCACCGTCAAGGTGGGCGAGACGGTCAAGCTCAGCTACGTCGACCAGACCCGTGCCGGGATCGACCCGGACAAGACGGTCTGGCAGGTGGTCTCCGACGGGCTCGATCACATCGTGGTGGGCCAGACCGAGGTGCCCTCGCGGGCGTACGTGTCGGCGTTCGGATTCAAAGGCCCCGACCAGCAGAAGCCGGCCGGCGTGCTCTCCGGCGGGGAACGCAACCGGCTCAACCTGGCGCTCACCCTCAAGCAGGGCGGCAACCTGATCCTGCTCGACGAGCCCACCAACGACCTCGACGTCGAAACCCTCGGCTCGCTGGAGAACGCGCTGGAGAAATTCCCCGGCTGCGCGGTGGTCATCTCCCACGACCGCTGGTTTCTGGACCGCACCTGCACCCACATCCTGGCGTGGGAGGGCGACGCCGACAACGAGGCCAAGTGGTTCTGGTTCGAGGGCAACTTCGGCGAATACGAGGCCAACAAGATCGAACGCCTCGGAGAGGATGCGGCGCGTCCGCACAGAGTCACCCACAGGCGGCTCACCCGCGATTAGAGTTGGCCGTGTGACAGTGCCGAGTCGGTGCTAGGACAGGAGCGGTCGGCGTGCAGGAAGATCCCGAAACCGGAAATGTCTGCAGCCTGAACGCTGACACCGCCCTCACCCGAGACGACGACATCCCCGACTGGATCACCACCGCCTACACCGAGACCTACCGCGGTCCACGCACCGAGACCCCCGATCGGCGTCACCAGCGCGAGCCCCCCGCCGCGGCGACCGTCAGCCCGGCGATGGTCACCGCGCACTGCCGACTCGGCCGGCAGCGCCGTCCCGACGACATCCGGGTGGCGGTCTATCCCGCCGACGACCCGGTCGGTTTCGGTCCGGCGCTGCAGGTGGTGACCGGGCACGGCACCATGTTGATGGATTCGGTTGCGGTGCTGCTGCATCGGCTCGGGGTGGGCTACAGCGGGATCATGAACCCGGTGTTTCGGGCGCGGCGGGACAGCGACGGCAACCTGCTGAGCATCGAAAAACCCTGGCCCAAGCCCGATTCCACGCTCGACACGGACGAAACTTGGATTCATGTCCAACTCGCGCCCGATGTCGACGCCCGGGTGCTGACCGAAACCGAACACCTGCTGCCCACCGTGCTCGCCGACGTGCGCCAGGTCAACCTCGACGCCACCGCGATGACCACCGCGTTGACGGGTCTGGCCGACACCATCGACGCCAATCCGCAGGGGCGGTTCTCCGCCCCGGACCGCGCCGATGTCGCCGCCTTGCTGCGGTGGCTGGTCGACGGTCATTTCGTGATGCTGGGACACCAGCGCGGCGCGGTGCACGACGGTCGGGTGACCGTCGACCCCGACAGCCGGTTGGGGGTGCTGCGGCTGCGGCAGGCGACCCGCGCCCGGCTCGCGCCCGACGGGGCGCTGCTGGCGCTGGCCCAGGCCACCGTGCCCAGCTACCTGCGGTTCGGCTCCTACCCCTACATCGTGGTGATCCGCGACACCACCGCCGATCAGGTGATCGAGCACCGGTTCATCGGGCTGTTCACGGTGGCCGCCATGAACGCCAACGTGCTGGAGATCCCGGTGCTGTCGGGCAAGGTGCGCCGCGCGTTGGAGCTGTCCGAACGCGACCCGAGCCATCCGGGGCAGTTGCTGCTCGACATCTTCCAGACCGTCCCGCGCTCCGAGTTGTTCGCGATGAGCGCCGAGCAGTTGCTGACGATGGCGATGGCGGTGGTCGATTTGGGCACCCGGCGGCGGGCGCTGCTGTTCGCGCGCGCCGACCAGCGCGGACGCTTCGTGTCCTGCCTGGTCTATCTGCCTCGCGACCGCTACACCACGGCGGTGCGGTTGGCCATGCAGGACATCCTGGTGCGCGAATTCGGGGGCACCAGCCTGGAGTACACCGCGCGGGTCAGTGAGGCGCCGTGGGCGCTGGTGCATTTCGTGGTGCGGCTGCCGGTCGGTGACCAGCCGTCGACCCCGGTGGACACCTCCGAGGCGAACCGGTCGCGCATCCAGGCGCTGCTGACCGAGACCGCCCGCACCTGGGCGGATCGCCTGCTCGGCGCGGCCACGCGGACGGCGCTGCCCACATCGGTCGCCGAGCACTATGCGGGTGCATTCCCCGAGGTCTACAAGCAGGCCGTCGGCCCCGACGAGGCGATCGCGGACATCGCGCTCATCGAGGAGCTCGCGGTCGACTCGGTCAAACTGGTGGTCGGCGACGACGAGGGCGGCTCCCCGCAACTGACCTGGTATCTGGGCGGACGCGGCGCCTCGCTGAGCGAGCTGCTGCCGATGCTGCAGTCGATGGGCGTGGTGGTCTTCGAGGAGCAGCCGTTCACCGTCACCCGTCCCGACGGTCTGACCGTCTGGATCTATCAGTTCAAATTCGAGCCGCTGCCGACGATCGACCGGAGCCCGCCGGGACCCCGACGCGCGGCCGCCGACGCGCGGTTCGCCGACGCGGTGACCGCGATCTGGCAGGGCCGCGCCGACGCCGACCGGTTCAACGAGCTGGTGTTGCGCGCCGGGCTGACCTGGCAGCAGGTGGCGGTGCTGCGCGCCTACGCCCGATACCTGCGCCAGGCTCGTTTCCCGTACAGCCAGACCCACATCGCCGCGGTGCTCAACGAAAACCCGGGCACCGCAGCCGCGTTGGTGGCGCTGTTCGAGGCGTTGTTCGACCCGGAGTCCGGCCGTGTCGGCCGCGACGCCCATGCGGCGGCCGCGGCGGTCGCCGCCGACATCGATGCGCTGGTCAGCCTGGACACCGATCGAGTGTTGCGGGCGTTCGCCTCGTTGATCCAGGGCACCTTACGCACCAACTACTTCGTCGACAATGCCCGCTCGGCGCGGGCCCACGACGTGTTGGCGTTCAAACTCGACGCATCGCGCATCGACGAACTGCCTTTGCCGCGGCCCAAATTCGAGATCTTCGTGTACTCGCCGCGAGTGGAGGGGGTGCATCTGCGGTTCGGCTACGTCGCGCGCGGCGGTCTGCGCTGGTCGGACCGGCGGGAGGATTTCCGCACCGAGGTGCTCGGACTCGTCAAAGCGCAGGCGGTGAAGAACGCGGTGATCGTGCCGGTCGGCGCCAAGGGCGGCTTCGTGGTCAAGCAACCCCCCGCCCCGACCGGCGACGCGGCCGCCGACCGGGACGCCACCCGGGCCGAGGGGGTGGCCTGCTACCGGCTGTTCATCTCCGGGTTGTTGGACCTGACCGACAACATCGACCACGCCACCGGGGTGACCAGCCCGCCGCAGGTGGTGCGCCGCGACTCCGACGACGCCTATCTGGTGGTCGCCGCCGACAAGGGCACCGCCAGTTTCTCCGACATCGCCAACGAGGTGGCGACCTCCTACGGGTTCTGGCTCGGCGACGCCTTCGCCTCCGGCGGGTCGGTCGGCTACGACCACAAGGAGATGGGCATCACCGCGCGGGGCGCGTGGGAGAGCGTCAAACGGCATTTCCGGGAGATGGGGATCGACACCCAGTCGCAGGACTTCACCGTCGTGGGCATCGGCGACATGAGCGGCGACGTATTCGGCAACGGCATGCTGCGCTCGCCCCACATCCGGCTGGTCGCCGCCTTCGACCACCGGCACATCTTCTTAGACCCCGATCCCGACGCGCAGCGCGGCTTCGTCGAACGCCGGCGCCTGTTCGCCCTGCCCCGGTCGAGCTGGGATGACTACGACACCGCGGCGATCAGCGCCGGCGGCGGGGTGTACTCGCGCGCCCAGAAGTCGATCCCGATCACCGAGCAGGTGCGCGCGGTGCTGGGCCTGGGCGAGGAGGTGAGCGCGCTGTCGCCGCCGCAACTGATCCGGGCGATCCTGCGGGCGCCGGTGGACCTGCTCTACAACGGCGGCATCGGCACCTACATCAAGGCCGAACCCGAATCCGACGCCGACGTCGGCGACCGCGCCAACGACGCGGTGCGCATCAACGGAAACCAGGTGCGTGCCAAGGTGATCGGTGAGGGCGGCAACCTCGGGGTCACCCCGCTGGGACGCATCGAATACGACCTCGCCGGAGGGCGCATCAACTCCGACGCGCTGGACAACTCGGCCGGAGTGGACTGCTCGGACCACGAGGTCAACATCAAGATCCTCATCGACGCGTTGGTCAGCGCCGGTGAGGTCAACAGCGACGAACGCGCCGCGCTGCTGGCGTCGATGACCGACGAGGTCGCCGAACTCGTGTTGAGCGACAACGCCGCCCAGAACGACTTGATGGGCACCAGCCGCGTCAACGCGGCCAGCTTGCTGCCGGTGCACGCCCAACAGATCCGCACCCTGGTGGCCGACCACGGTCTCGACCGGGAGTTGGAGGCACTGCCCTCGGAGAAGGAGATCCGGCGGCGTCGGGACGCGGGGCTGGGTTTGACCTCGCCGGAACTGGCGACGTTGATGGCCCACGTCAAGCTGGCGCTCAAGGCGCAACTTCTCGACACCGACCTGCCCGAGCAGGACGTGTTCGCCGCCCGGCTGCCCGACTATTTCCCCGCGCCGCTACGGGACCGGTTCCCCCAGGCGATCCGTGCCCACCAACTGCGCCGCGAGATCGTGACCACGATGACCGTCAACGACCTCATCGACACCTGCGGGATCGCCTACGCCCACCGCATCACCACCGACGTCGGGGTGGGGGCCGGCGACGCGGTGCGCGCCTACGCCGCCACCGACGCGATCTTCGGCGTGGGCCGGCTGTGGCGGCGCATCCGCGCGGCGATCACCGAACAGAACATCGCGGTCGCGGTCTCCGACCGGATGACCCTGGATCTGCGCCGGCTCATCGACCGGGCCGGCCGCTGGCTGCTCAACAATCGTCCCCAGCCGCTGGCCGTCGGTGCCGAGATCAACCGGTTCGCCCAGACGGTCCACGTGCTCACCCCGCGCATGGGGGAGTGGCTGCGCGGCGATGACGCCGCCATCGTCACCCAGCACGTCGGCGAGTACACCGCCGACGGCGTGCCCGAGGATCTGGCCCGCGACATCGCCGTCGGGCTGTACCGCTACAGCCTGCTCGACATCATCGACATCGCCGACATCATCGAGCGCGACAGTGTCGAGGTGGCCGACACCTACTTCGCGTTGATGGACCGGCTGGGCACCGACGGGCTGTTGACCGCGGTGGCCGGCCTGCCCCGCGACGACCGGTGGCGCTCCCTGGCCCGCCTGGCCCTGCGCGACGACATCTACAGTTCGTTGAAGTCGCTGTGCATCGACGTGTTGGCGGTCGGCGAGCCCGACGAGGACGGTATGACCAAGATCGAGGAGTGGGAACACATCAACGGTTCACGGGTGCTGCGGGCACGACGCACGCTGGCGGAGATCGCCGAGACCTACGGCTCCGGGGAACTCGATCTGGCGGCGCTGTCGGTGGCCGCACGCCAGATCCGGTCGATGACCCAGGCGGCGCGGCGGGGCACCGTCGGATGAGCGGCGAGGTCTTCGTCACGCCGGTGCAGGTGCGCTGGTCGGACATCGACATGTACCAGCACGTCAACCACGCCACCATGGTGACGTTGCTCGAGGAGGCCCGGATCCCGTTCCTCACCCCGGTGTTCGGTGCGGAGATCATCACCACCGGGCTGCTCATCGCCGACGTGCGGATCTCCTACAAAGGCCAGCTGCGGCTCACCGACTCGCCGCTGCAGGTGAGCATCTGGGTGTCGCGGCTGCGTGCGGTCGATTTCACCCTCGCCTACCAGGTCCGCTCGGTGCGTGCCGCCGCCGATGCCCGCCCGGCGGTGACCGCCGAGACCCAGCTGGCCGCGTTCGACATCGACGAGCAGCGCCTGGTGCGTCTGTCCGCCGAGCACCGGGAGTATCTGCAGCGCTTCGTGCGGTGAAGCGCCGTCTCCCATCCGGTGCTTTCCGCGGGGCGACGGCCCGGCCGCATCGTTGATTGGCGCGTTGATCGTCAGCCACGTCAGCCACATCAGCCACGTCAGCCACCGCCTGGTTGTGCTGCTGTCGGCGCCGGTCGACAGCGGCGTCAAATCAGCCAGGCGGCGGCATCGGGCGCCAACGCGCCGCCC
This sequence is a window from Mycolicibacillus parakoreensis. Protein-coding genes within it:
- a CDS encoding cytochrome c oxidase assembly protein encodes the protein MSLTRTPAHPPVAPLLLGVAVLAGAVAAGIGALSVAAALTATGLPDPGTVTTVGLPFVRAAGEVAAAVTVGSFLLAAFLVPPQTNGVLDAAGYRSLRMGTVAAGVWAVCAALLVPLTISDVSGQPITEHLNPAQLWSVAGLVDIASAWRWTAILAAVLCLASLAVLRWAWTPALLAGALVTLLPLGLTGHSAAGGSHDLATNSLIIHLLAGALWAGGLLALLVHALRGGEHADLAARRFSAVALWCFVAMGLSGVVNAGVRVLPSDLFTTDYGRLVVAKAVALVGLGVLGWRQRRSGVAALQVDPGARGALIRLALTEAVIFGVTFGVAVGLGRTPPPPPPILNPSVPEVLIGYDFAGPPTVARILFDWRFDLVFGTIAIVIAAVYLAAVWRLRRRGDSWPPGRTTAWLLGCFVLLFATSSGLGRYMPAMFSAHMAAHMLLSMLIPILLVLGAPTTLALRALPTAGRGQPPGPREWLLAGLHSKVSIFFTNPIVAAIVFVVGFYGLYFGSIFDAVVSNHAGHVAMNVHFLLSGYLFYWVVIGVDPTPRPVSHLTKLVVVFASLPMHAFFGVLLMGRHTVIGETFYAALGLPWHTDLIGDQKLGGGMAWAAGELPLVIVMIALLVQWHRSDDRAAKRMDRAADRDDDAELTAYNAMLAELARRDGGG
- a CDS encoding single-stranded DNA-binding protein, with translation MFETPLTVVGTIVADLRRRHVGEQEVISFRLASNSRRRTPAGEWEPGNSLFLTVNCWGRLVTGVGATLGRGAPVIAVGHVYTSEYDDKEGVRRSSLEMRATAVGLDLSRVIARIEKPGYTGIAAPPTEPAPTSSDGAQTGAQTGAEGDGMALSA
- the ettA gene encoding energy-dependent translational throttle protein EttA, producing MAEYIYTMKKVRKAHGDKVILDDVTLSFLPGAKIGVVGPNGAGKSSVLRIMAGLDTPNNGEAFLANDATVGILLQEPPLNEDKTVRGNVEEGLGEIKVKLDRFNEVAELMATDYTDELMEEMGRLQEELDHANAWDIDSQLEQAMDALRCPPPEEPVTTLSGGERRRVALCKLLLSKPDLLLLDEPTNHLDAESVQWLEQHLAAYEGAILAVTHDRYFLDNVAEWILELDRGRAFPYEGNYSTYLEKKAERLAVQGRKDAKLHKRLQDELAWVRSGAKARQAKNKARLQRYEEMAAEAEKTRKLDFEEIQIPVGPRLGNVVVEVEHLDKGYEGRTLIKDLSFTLPRNGIVGVIGPNGVGKTTLFKTIVGLEEPDSGTVKVGETVKLSYVDQTRAGIDPDKTVWQVVSDGLDHIVVGQTEVPSRAYVSAFGFKGPDQQKPAGVLSGGERNRLNLALTLKQGGNLILLDEPTNDLDVETLGSLENALEKFPGCAVVISHDRWFLDRTCTHILAWEGDADNEAKWFWFEGNFGEYEANKIERLGEDAARPHRVTHRRLTRD
- a CDS encoding NAD-glutamate dehydrogenase, with amino-acid sequence MQEDPETGNVCSLNADTALTRDDDIPDWITTAYTETYRGPRTETPDRRHQREPPAAATVSPAMVTAHCRLGRQRRPDDIRVAVYPADDPVGFGPALQVVTGHGTMLMDSVAVLLHRLGVGYSGIMNPVFRARRDSDGNLLSIEKPWPKPDSTLDTDETWIHVQLAPDVDARVLTETEHLLPTVLADVRQVNLDATAMTTALTGLADTIDANPQGRFSAPDRADVAALLRWLVDGHFVMLGHQRGAVHDGRVTVDPDSRLGVLRLRQATRARLAPDGALLALAQATVPSYLRFGSYPYIVVIRDTTADQVIEHRFIGLFTVAAMNANVLEIPVLSGKVRRALELSERDPSHPGQLLLDIFQTVPRSELFAMSAEQLLTMAMAVVDLGTRRRALLFARADQRGRFVSCLVYLPRDRYTTAVRLAMQDILVREFGGTSLEYTARVSEAPWALVHFVVRLPVGDQPSTPVDTSEANRSRIQALLTETARTWADRLLGAATRTALPTSVAEHYAGAFPEVYKQAVGPDEAIADIALIEELAVDSVKLVVGDDEGGSPQLTWYLGGRGASLSELLPMLQSMGVVVFEEQPFTVTRPDGLTVWIYQFKFEPLPTIDRSPPGPRRAAADARFADAVTAIWQGRADADRFNELVLRAGLTWQQVAVLRAYARYLRQARFPYSQTHIAAVLNENPGTAAALVALFEALFDPESGRVGRDAHAAAAAVAADIDALVSLDTDRVLRAFASLIQGTLRTNYFVDNARSARAHDVLAFKLDASRIDELPLPRPKFEIFVYSPRVEGVHLRFGYVARGGLRWSDRREDFRTEVLGLVKAQAVKNAVIVPVGAKGGFVVKQPPAPTGDAAADRDATRAEGVACYRLFISGLLDLTDNIDHATGVTSPPQVVRRDSDDAYLVVAADKGTASFSDIANEVATSYGFWLGDAFASGGSVGYDHKEMGITARGAWESVKRHFREMGIDTQSQDFTVVGIGDMSGDVFGNGMLRSPHIRLVAAFDHRHIFLDPDPDAQRGFVERRRLFALPRSSWDDYDTAAISAGGGVYSRAQKSIPITEQVRAVLGLGEEVSALSPPQLIRAILRAPVDLLYNGGIGTYIKAEPESDADVGDRANDAVRINGNQVRAKVIGEGGNLGVTPLGRIEYDLAGGRINSDALDNSAGVDCSDHEVNIKILIDALVSAGEVNSDERAALLASMTDEVAELVLSDNAAQNDLMGTSRVNAASLLPVHAQQIRTLVADHGLDRELEALPSEKEIRRRRDAGLGLTSPELATLMAHVKLALKAQLLDTDLPEQDVFAARLPDYFPAPLRDRFPQAIRAHQLRREIVTTMTVNDLIDTCGIAYAHRITTDVGVGAGDAVRAYAATDAIFGVGRLWRRIRAAITEQNIAVAVSDRMTLDLRRLIDRAGRWLLNNRPQPLAVGAEINRFAQTVHVLTPRMGEWLRGDDAAIVTQHVGEYTADGVPEDLARDIAVGLYRYSLLDIIDIADIIERDSVEVADTYFALMDRLGTDGLLTAVAGLPRDDRWRSLARLALRDDIYSSLKSLCIDVLAVGEPDEDGMTKIEEWEHINGSRVLRARRTLAEIAETYGSGELDLAALSVAARQIRSMTQAARRGTVG
- a CDS encoding acyl-CoA thioesterase encodes the protein MSGEVFVTPVQVRWSDIDMYQHVNHATMVTLLEEARIPFLTPVFGAEIITTGLLIADVRISYKGQLRLTDSPLQVSIWVSRLRAVDFTLAYQVRSVRAAADARPAVTAETQLAAFDIDEQRLVRLSAEHREYLQRFVR